From the genome of Mesorhizobium japonicum MAFF 303099, one region includes:
- a CDS encoding ATP-dependent DNA ligase — protein MRLKFVPPMEPELFDRPPEGGDWIHEIKFDGYRTQVIKDEDGIRFYTKNGFDWTGRYRYLAEEATAIEAENFIFEGEAIMVNEAADFHAMQAVVGLRRPSPDIYLVAFDLLHLNGHDLRNMPLEDRREILQRIIPPGGRIQFSEALPGTGDAVYHLVDQSGLEGMVSKRKGSAYRSGPTNIWRKIKCFEEKRMEIIGAQRERGKAAKVLMAENGRYMGTADVVFKRDKRQALWDRVQGKIGAPPPKGLKKDKAEWLKPGLGGLVKTLKGEQHLRHATLRDFWEEDRANPTKGD, from the coding sequence CTCCCGAGGGTGGCGACTGGATCCATGAGATTAAGTTCGACGGCTACCGCACTCAGGTCATCAAGGACGAAGACGGCATCCGATTTTACACCAAGAACGGATTCGACTGGACGGGCCGATATCGTTATCTCGCGGAAGAGGCCACCGCGATCGAGGCGGAGAACTTCATCTTCGAAGGTGAGGCGATCATGGTCAATGAGGCCGCAGACTTCCACGCAATGCAGGCCGTGGTCGGGTTGCGCCGGCCGTCACCTGATATCTACCTGGTAGCGTTCGATCTGCTGCACCTGAACGGACACGATCTTCGTAATATGCCTTTGGAAGATCGCCGCGAAATCCTGCAGCGGATAATTCCTCCTGGCGGGCGTATCCAATTCAGCGAGGCGCTGCCGGGCACGGGCGACGCTGTCTACCATCTCGTCGACCAGTCGGGACTGGAAGGCATGGTCTCGAAGCGCAAGGGCAGTGCCTATCGCAGCGGACCGACTAACATCTGGCGCAAGATCAAATGCTTTGAAGAGAAGCGGATGGAGATCATCGGCGCGCAGCGCGAGCGCGGTAAGGCGGCCAAGGTGCTGATGGCGGAGAACGGCCGCTACATGGGCACCGCCGACGTTGTCTTCAAACGCGACAAGCGCCAGGCGCTGTGGGATCGTGTCCAGGGGAAGATCGGAGCTCCGCCCCCAAAAGGCCTGAAGAAGGACAAGGCCGAATGGTTGAAGCCCGGGCTTGGCGGGTTAGTCAAAACCCTCAAAGGTGAACAGCATCTGCGCCACGCGACGCTAAGGGATTTCTGGGAGGAAGATCGTGCCAATCCGACGAAAGGCGACTGA
- a CDS encoding PilZ domain-containing protein has product MGSDDPPIERRAHPRTAVLKDGVIIAEGVTINCSVRNQHTHGAELRVDPGVDIPDRFVLHIHADDTRYRAVVRWRKNERLGVQIY; this is encoded by the coding sequence ATGGGCAGCGATGATCCACCTATTGAGCGACGTGCTCATCCTCGAACGGCTGTTCTGAAGGATGGGGTCATCATTGCCGAGGGTGTAACCATCAATTGCTCCGTCAGGAACCAGCACACACATGGTGCGGAGTTACGGGTCGATCCCGGCGTTGATATTCCTGACAGGTTCGTCCTGCATATCCATGCCGACGACACTAGATATCGGGCCGTGGTGCGGTGGCGAAAGAACGAGCGCCTTGGCGTTCAGATCTATTGA
- a CDS encoding DUF768 domain-containing protein → MSTRGINFLEQWLANNVPETTKADVISVDELTNKLIADAKAIGVKRSEIDEEVDSLYRTILDAIVHYDPGLPE, encoded by the coding sequence ATGAGCACGCGCGGAATCAATTTTCTCGAGCAGTGGCTGGCCAACAACGTCCCTGAGACGACGAAGGCGGACGTCATCTCGGTCGACGAACTCACGAACAAGCTGATCGCAGACGCGAAGGCGATTGGCGTCAAGCGGAGCGAGATCGACGAAGAGGTCGACAGCCTCTATCGAACGATCCTGGACGCGATTGTGCATTACGACCCCGGCCTGCCCGAATAG
- a CDS encoding methyltransferase, with the protein MTETLATDDDREELDLLLRGFQVSRMLRLIADLGVADKIPTDGQVTVKDIAAACAVLPEPMLRVLRALAAFRIFEVTADGSVAHTPRSRLLRTDTLNSLHHAARFWTGPGSWGAWNKLDVAMTGGTPHEAAWSTGRFAYLKQHPDEARLFDAMMANFPDNRHAAVAAAYDFSGASLIADIGGGNGAALRQILARFSTPRGLVFDREDVITAVTSNDLMQGRITVQGGSFFDQVPCGADIYMLIRVLHDWPDEDCLRILRACRAAMGPQARLLLGEQILEPDPARGRATGYLIDVQMMTMFGDARARSEAEFRGLFDQSGFSLRQVIPTASPVSIIEAAPIAGPF; encoded by the coding sequence ATGACCGAGACGCTCGCAACTGACGACGACCGCGAGGAACTGGATCTGCTTCTGCGCGGATTTCAGGTGTCGCGCATGCTCAGGCTGATCGCCGATCTCGGGGTAGCGGACAAGATCCCTACGGATGGGCAGGTCACGGTGAAGGATATTGCCGCCGCTTGCGCCGTTCTGCCCGAGCCCATGCTGCGCGTTCTGCGCGCGTTAGCCGCCTTCCGGATCTTCGAGGTTACAGCCGACGGATCTGTCGCGCACACGCCGCGCTCGCGCCTGCTGCGGACGGACACGCTGAACAGCCTGCACCACGCGGCCCGTTTCTGGACAGGGCCTGGTTCATGGGGCGCCTGGAACAAGCTGGACGTTGCGATGACTGGCGGCACGCCGCATGAGGCAGCCTGGAGCACGGGCCGCTTCGCCTATCTCAAACAGCATCCGGACGAAGCCCGCCTGTTCGACGCCATGATGGCGAATTTCCCGGACAATCGGCACGCCGCCGTGGCCGCTGCCTATGATTTCTCGGGCGCAAGTCTCATCGCCGATATTGGCGGCGGCAATGGCGCGGCGCTTCGCCAGATCCTCGCGCGCTTCTCCACGCCCCGCGGCCTTGTCTTCGACCGCGAGGACGTCATCACAGCCGTCACTTCCAACGATCTGATGCAAGGCCGCATCACCGTCCAGGGCGGCAGCTTCTTCGACCAGGTACCGTGCGGGGCCGACATCTACATGCTGATTCGGGTTCTGCATGACTGGCCCGACGAGGATTGCCTGCGCATCCTTCGGGCCTGCCGCGCGGCGATGGGCCCGCAGGCGCGGTTGCTCCTAGGCGAACAGATCCTGGAACCGGACCCCGCACGCGGCCGGGCGACCGGCTATCTCATCGACGTTCAGATGATGACCATGTTCGGGGACGCCCGCGCACGCAGCGAGGCCGAATTTCGCGGTCTGTTCGATCAATCCGGTTTCTCGTTGCGTCAGGTCATTCCCACGGCATCACCGGTTTCGATCATCGAGGCCGCGCCGATCGCTGGCCCTTTCTAG
- a CDS encoding DUF1330 domain-containing protein, producing the protein MGRGGATKVLEGDWEPHRLVIVEFPDMVSLMGWFNSPEYARLIEIRKHCALRWKGSHHPLR; encoded by the coding sequence CTGGGTCGTGGCGGTGCGACCAAGGTTCTCGAAGGTGATTGGGAGCCACACCGCTTGGTTATCGTCGAATTCCCCGACATGGTTTCATTGATGGGTTGGTTCAATTCGCCGGAGTACGCCCGCCTGATCGAAATTCGAAAACATTGCGCCTTGCGCTGGAAGGGATCACACCACCCACTGCGTTGA
- a CDS encoding protein-L-isoaspartate O-methyltransferase family protein, translating to MSTHTGDGYYGLKEEAPFDRIIVTCGIDHIPPPLLQQLRPNGLMVIPVGPPGAQHMLKVTKKQAADGSFTVARSDIYQGGTLSFVPLTKLGESGIVGTHNGG from the coding sequence ATCTCGACCCATACGGGTGACGGCTATTACGGCCTGAAGGAAGAGGCGCCGTTCGACAGGATCATCGTCACCTGTGGCATCGATCACATCCCGCCACCCCTTCTACAGCAGCTGCGACCCAACGGCCTCATGGTCATTCCTGTGGGACCGCCCGGCGCCCAGCACATGCTGAAGGTCACCAAGAAACAGGCAGCGGACGGCAGCTTCACTGTCGCGCGTTCGGATATCTATCAAGGCGGGACTTTGTCCTTCGTGCCACTGACCAAGCTCGGCGAGTCAGGCATCGTCGGCACCCACAATGGCGGCTAA
- a CDS encoding DUF2127 domain-containing protein, whose amino-acid sequence MNEHRVHQIFEVSLLLKGAHALIECVGGIVLAFVSTDTIVSLANSLTQDELVEDPHDFIASHLMMLASNFSVTTQHFYAFYLLSHGIVKLALVVALLKNQLWAYPASLIVLGLFIAYQMYRLSYTGSMGLIILTVFDLFVMVLIWHEYRLVRLHKLAALAEELDRDRPQG is encoded by the coding sequence ATGAACGAGCATCGCGTCCATCAGATTTTCGAGGTTAGCCTGCTGCTCAAGGGTGCACACGCGCTCATTGAATGCGTAGGCGGTATCGTTCTGGCGTTCGTCAGCACCGACACGATCGTTTCCCTGGCCAACAGCCTGACACAGGACGAGCTGGTTGAGGATCCCCATGACTTCATCGCCAGCCATCTGATGATGCTGGCCAGCAACTTCTCCGTCACCACTCAGCATTTTTATGCATTCTATCTTCTCAGTCACGGGATCGTAAAACTCGCCCTCGTCGTCGCTTTGCTGAAAAACCAGCTATGGGCATACCCGGCCTCCTTGATCGTCCTGGGGTTGTTTATTGCCTATCAGATGTATCGGCTCAGCTATACGGGGTCTATGGGGTTGATCATTCTCACCGTCTTCGACCTGTTCGTTATGGTGTTGATCTGGCACGAATACCGCCTTGTTAGACTTCACAAATTGGCTGCCTTGGCGGAAGAACTGGACAGGGATCGTCCGCAGGGATGA
- a CDS encoding phosphatase PAP2 family protein, with amino-acid sequence MDVAITQWINAAAGTNTALDKMMVGVTTFGVPLLIACVALQWWSKTDRVHVRHATIVAGLSFLIGLGANQIILLFVHRMRPYEAGITHLIIPTSADWSFPSDHATAAFAIVAAFALQALPGRALVFGSIAVLVAWSRVYVGTHYMTDVLGGALMGICAAGLVSILYREGSRLDRIATGIL; translated from the coding sequence ATGGACGTGGCGATTACGCAATGGATCAACGCGGCAGCGGGAACCAACACTGCGCTGGACAAGATGATGGTCGGAGTGACGACGTTTGGTGTTCCGCTTCTCATCGCCTGCGTAGCCCTTCAATGGTGGAGCAAGACGGATCGGGTGCATGTTCGCCATGCGACGATCGTAGCGGGACTGTCATTCTTGATCGGGCTTGGCGCCAACCAGATCATCCTGCTTTTTGTACACCGCATGCGCCCGTATGAGGCGGGCATCACCCATCTCATCATCCCTACAAGTGCCGACTGGTCGTTTCCTTCGGATCACGCGACGGCCGCCTTCGCGATCGTTGCCGCTTTCGCGTTACAAGCCTTGCCCGGACGTGCCCTCGTCTTCGGCTCGATTGCGGTGTTGGTGGCATGGTCACGGGTTTACGTCGGAACCCATTATATGACGGACGTCCTTGGCGGAGCGCTCATGGGCATCTGCGCCGCTGGGCTGGTGTCCATACTCTACCGGGAGGGCAGCCGGCTTGACCGGATTGCAACAGGGATACTGTAA
- a CDS encoding MAPEG family protein, translated as MNCNWPLSPFMQRLARAHANCIEGLPIFGGLLGVAIIISKTDVTDPLASAGAEKRGARSRGGLAECR; from the coding sequence TTGAACTGCAACTGGCCGCTTTCCCCTTTTATGCAGAGGTTAGCCCGCGCCCACGCCAACTGCATAGAAGGGCTTCCAATTTTCGGAGGTCTGCTCGGAGTCGCGATCATTATTTCAAAGACAGATGTCACGGATCCGCTGGCCTCCGCGGGAGCCGAAAAAAGGGGCGCCCGAAGTAGGGGCGGATTGGCGGAATGCCGATAA
- a CDS encoding DUF2062 domain-containing protein → MLFRRRNPDGLFERLRIYMWPRRSFSRSFQYVSKRILRLNATPTAVAAGVAAGVFASFFPLGSHFAIAAIVCWLISGNMVAAGLGTFVFGNPLTLPFVVGATWETGKIMLHGHMQSDERPAHLSEMLQTLSISQLWAPVLKPMLCGAVPLGLVFGLLFYGITRCGMTAFREQRRKRLAEKGSLLQQQEDIVLSPPLPTRHRRAGG, encoded by the coding sequence GTGCTCTTTAGACGCCGAAATCCTGATGGTCTCTTCGAGCGATTGCGCATTTATATGTGGCCGCGCCGCTCCTTCTCGCGATCGTTTCAGTATGTTTCAAAGCGTATCCTCCGGCTGAACGCCACTCCAACGGCCGTCGCGGCGGGGGTGGCGGCTGGGGTTTTCGCGTCTTTCTTTCCACTAGGGTCCCATTTCGCCATTGCCGCCATCGTGTGCTGGCTGATTTCAGGAAACATGGTGGCGGCAGGGCTAGGAACATTTGTCTTTGGCAATCCGCTGACCCTCCCGTTTGTTGTGGGAGCGACTTGGGAGACCGGCAAGATTATGTTGCATGGCCACATGCAAAGTGACGAACGGCCGGCCCATCTGAGTGAGATGTTGCAGACCCTTTCAATTTCGCAACTGTGGGCACCGGTCTTAAAGCCCATGCTGTGCGGTGCGGTGCCACTCGGGCTGGTTTTTGGCCTGTTGTTCTATGGCATCACCCGCTGTGGCATGACAGCCTTCCGCGAACAGAGGCGCAAGCGACTGGCCGAAAAGGGGAGCCTGCTCCAGCAGCAGGAAGACATCGTGTTATCACCCCCTCTGCCCACTCGACATCGCCGTGCTGGAGGGTGA
- a CDS encoding substrate-binding domain-containing protein, whose product MSPLAANDSAKMISDVEALRAERVGGIVVSPVDPAALAPSLQKAMWSGTYVSTVVAPPATSLLNAPQYLTGKELGDAAVARGS is encoded by the coding sequence GTGTCGCCCCTCGCCGCCAATGACAGCGCCAAGATGATCTCGGACGTCGAGGCGCTGCGCGCCGAGCGGGTGGGCGGGATCGTTGTGTCTCCGGTCGACCCGGCGGCGCTGGCCCCCAGCCTGCAAAAGGCCATGTGGTCGGGAACCTATGTCAGCACCGTCGTCGCTCCGCCGGCAACGTCGCTGCTCAATGCGCCGCAATATCTCACTGGGAAGGAACTGGGCGACGCGGCGGTTGCGCGAGGTAGCTGA
- a CDS encoding PRC-barrel domain-containing protein, producing MLDTRSQSEKPPVGNNMKFVKVAAPLALFCALGVSPAFAVCNISDAKLEEAVLKSPELRKPENRYLVHDLRTLRDAAFVLWTYGLHDDCERVLANIRQLIAAPSMAKLAGNDEDLADEQLAAGEPKQHEGGDIQGNRDAPDARPLINLDDLGPGLRVDEIVGSEVRSSDDKIVGEVRNVVIGTKDRWDYAVVASGGFFIAGKDSIVVPLRYLQVNEERTSFYLRISSADVKAVPLMPDQKYLWLADEAWRAKNDAIFQKLIPDPVRSGTPSVPQANTDSK from the coding sequence GTGCTCGACACACGAAGTCAAAGCGAGAAGCCGCCTGTGGGAAACAATATGAAATTCGTTAAGGTTGCAGCGCCGTTGGCATTGTTTTGCGCGCTTGGTGTCAGCCCGGCGTTCGCTGTATGCAATATCTCCGATGCGAAACTCGAGGAGGCCGTGCTCAAGAGCCCTGAGTTGCGCAAGCCAGAAAACCGATACCTGGTCCATGACCTGCGCACCTTGAGGGATGCGGCGTTCGTTCTATGGACATACGGTTTGCACGACGATTGCGAGCGCGTGCTCGCCAATATCCGCCAACTGATCGCCGCGCCGTCAATGGCCAAGCTCGCGGGTAATGATGAGGATCTTGCCGATGAGCAATTGGCAGCAGGCGAACCTAAGCAGCATGAAGGTGGGGATATCCAGGGCAATCGTGACGCCCCAGACGCCCGCCCGCTCATCAATCTCGACGACCTTGGACCTGGCCTTCGCGTCGACGAGATCGTCGGCTCCGAGGTCCGCAGCTCGGATGACAAGATCGTTGGCGAAGTTCGAAATGTCGTGATTGGCACGAAGGACCGATGGGACTACGCAGTCGTTGCCTCCGGTGGGTTCTTTATCGCCGGGAAGGACAGCATCGTCGTCCCGCTACGTTATCTTCAAGTGAACGAGGAGCGGACAAGCTTCTACCTCCGCATCTCCAGCGCCGATGTCAAAGCCGTGCCGTTGATGCCCGACCAGAAATATCTGTGGCTTGCGGATGAAGCGTGGCGAGCGAAGAACGATGCGATCTTCCAGAAGTTGATCCCGGACCCGGTTCGCTCTGGAACCCCGTCGGTCCCACAAGCCAATACCGACTCCAAGTGA
- a CDS encoding SOS response-associated peptidase, with product MREGRWWLVPFWAKEMPKAAMFNARIEGIDTAPAFRDAFKSKRCLIPADGFFEWTISPADGKKDPWHIYLPGHAPFSFAGLWAHNSNLDITSCTIITEPACEPMKNLHEVILAQAYYDAWLDRATPKEYLKDILSHATASCSSTELAATSIRPSSTSNRMTTLPWSDR from the coding sequence TTGCGCGAGGGCCGCTGGTGGCTCGTTCCGTTCTGGGCAAAGGAAATGCCCAAGGCGGCCATGTTCAACGCCAGGATTGAAGGCATCGACACCGCGCCGGCCTTCCGGGATGCCTTCAAGTCGAAACGATGCTTGATCCCGGCTGACGGCTTCTTTGAGTGGACGATCTCGCCGGCCGACGGCAAGAAAGATCCCTGGCACATCTACCTCCCCGGCCACGCTCCTTTTTCGTTTGCCGGGCTTTGGGCCCACAACTCAAATCTCGACATCACGAGTTGCACCATCATCACCGAGCCGGCCTGCGAGCCGATGAAAAACCTGCACGAGGTCATTCTCGCCCAGGCCTATTACGACGCCTGGCTCGACCGGGCGACGCCGAAGGAATACCTGAAAGACATCCTCAGCCACGCGACGGCCAGTTGCAGTTCAACCGAGTTGGCCGCGACGTCAATTCGACCGTCGTCAACAAGCAACCGAATGACCACCCTGCCCTGGTCCGACCGATAA
- a CDS encoding ATP-dependent DNA ligase: MVTASDVEFPLPLNTQPMEARTAEALPREDGLWQYEPKWDGFRCLGFKSGKAVDLRAKSGKPLGRYFPELMAALSALAATEFVIDGEIIVEIEDRASFDALQMRLHPAESRIRKLSRETPAQLVVFDMLVAPGGRLLVELPLHDRRAEAEDLVAKAKTKTLRLSPATTSLATADKWLKGAGTGGATDGVVAKLLNDPYKPGERAMVKVKPLRTADCVVGGFRYQKGKRQVGSLLLGLYNGDGLLDHVGFTSTIANDERAVLTQRLGHLLGGSGFTGKAPGGPSRWSSERSGEWEPVRPELVVEVRFDQVTGNRFRHGTKLLRWRPDKEPRQCTFGQIE, translated from the coding sequence ATGGTAACGGCATCTGACGTCGAGTTTCCCTTACCCTTGAACACGCAGCCTATGGAGGCGCGCACGGCGGAGGCGTTGCCGCGAGAAGACGGTCTCTGGCAGTACGAACCGAAATGGGATGGCTTCCGCTGCCTCGGCTTCAAGAGCGGCAAGGCTGTCGACCTCAGGGCAAAATCCGGCAAACCGCTTGGTCGCTATTTTCCCGAACTGATGGCGGCCTTGAGCGCGCTTGCGGCAACCGAATTCGTCATCGACGGTGAAATCATAGTGGAGATCGAGGACCGTGCCTCTTTCGACGCGCTGCAGATGCGGCTTCATCCCGCAGAGAGCCGCATCCGCAAGCTCAGTCGAGAAACTCCCGCCCAGCTGGTCGTCTTCGACATGCTTGTGGCCCCGGGAGGTCGGCTGCTGGTCGAACTGCCATTGCACGATCGGCGCGCAGAAGCTGAAGACTTGGTTGCCAAGGCAAAGACCAAGACCTTGCGGCTTTCGCCGGCCACCACGAGCCTGGCGACGGCGGACAAGTGGTTGAAGGGTGCTGGTACCGGCGGTGCCACGGACGGCGTCGTGGCCAAGTTGCTCAACGATCCCTACAAGCCGGGCGAACGCGCGATGGTGAAGGTAAAGCCCCTGCGCACGGCCGACTGCGTAGTGGGTGGGTTCCGCTATCAAAAGGGCAAACGACAGGTTGGATCGCTGCTGCTCGGGCTATACAATGGCGATGGTCTGCTCGACCATGTCGGCTTCACATCAACCATCGCCAATGACGAGCGTGCGGTGCTGACGCAAAGGCTGGGACATCTGCTTGGCGGATCCGGCTTTACCGGCAAGGCGCCGGGCGGCCCGAGCCGCTGGAGCAGCGAGCGTAGTGGCGAATGGGAGCCGGTCAGACCGGAGCTGGTCGTGGAGGTTCGCTTCGACCAGGTCACCGGCAACCGCTTCCGGCATGGAACGAAGCTCTTGCGCTGGCGCCCGGACAAGGAGCCACGCCAATGTACGTTTGGGCAGATAGAATAG
- a CDS encoding LolA family protein, translating to MEKIRRLLAFCFVVFSASAINFELTPAVSAAPVDAVAIADHFSSVKSMSGNFVQSDPRGEKTSGRFFLQRPGKIRFNYTGQSGISLIADGQSVVIYNKKLKTSRLYALSKTPLKLLLDDKVEFSGNRLKGIKDDGAQVTIKLADKSAFGNSNITMVFDRKSLDLRRWSITDERGQSTTVTLSNVREGVRAPPGTFMIDYAANRAFNTTTK from the coding sequence ATGGAAAAGATCAGGAGATTGCTGGCTTTCTGCTTTGTGGTCTTCAGCGCTAGCGCGATAAATTTCGAACTTACCCCTGCGGTCTCGGCCGCGCCTGTAGATGCGGTTGCGATTGCCGACCACTTCTCATCCGTAAAGTCCATGTCCGGGAACTTCGTCCAGTCTGACCCAAGAGGAGAAAAGACCAGCGGTAGATTTTTTCTCCAACGCCCGGGAAAAATTCGGTTCAATTATACGGGCCAATCAGGGATCAGCTTAATCGCAGATGGACAATCCGTCGTAATCTATAACAAAAAGCTGAAGACATCGCGCCTCTATGCTCTTTCGAAGACGCCGCTCAAGCTTCTACTGGACGACAAGGTCGAATTCTCTGGCAATCGCCTCAAAGGCATCAAAGACGATGGCGCCCAGGTTACCATCAAGCTGGCCGACAAGTCGGCCTTCGGAAACTCGAACATCACTATGGTCTTCGATAGGAAATCACTCGATCTGCGCAGATGGAGCATCACTGACGAAAGAGGACAGAGTACGACAGTCACTCTCTCGAATGTGAGGGAAGGCGTTCGTGCCCCTCCAGGCACCTTCATGATCGACTACGCTGCAAATCGTGCATTCAACACCACAACGAAATAG